A single Acropora palmata chromosome 5, jaAcrPala1.3, whole genome shotgun sequence DNA region contains:
- the LOC141880573 gene encoding uncharacterized protein LOC141880573 isoform X2: MLMANIFSFLLSLSLILMQSAVYLPGVAAETFYHPHLRQDVFLKDEFHYLSTSVIGRREVIDGFDCSFECLSSPLCYSYNLAASRAADGKLWCELLSSDKYSHPRNYSGNQSSHHFVAKRPCVPSPCQNGGTCLTTRYGFQCKCKTGFVRELCEKTIKALNSCKDYYDEFQLNGSQIANLTLDSKLTPVLCHHWQVGNVGCGHGVWTPVMKIHGDQRNFDYSSDRWRNKAVFNPAGGTTGFDFTETKLPTYWNTSFSEICLGMRRLGQQDIRFVVIPKKADSLYWLIADGNYRATSLGRDKWIGLMRGFENLQVNCNREGFNPSCTSSSHHRRVRIGILGNNEADCHTCDSLLGFGLDIARSCGDQSTTTMGYILVK; this comes from the exons ATGTTAATGGCAAACATATTTTCCTTTCTGCTTTCGCTCTCTTTGATTCTAATGCAAAGCGCAGTTTATTTGCCAG GTGTCGCCGCCGAAACTTTCTATCATCCACATCTTCGTCAAGACGTCTTCTTGAAAGACGAGTTCCACTACTTAAGCACGTCAGTTATTGGAAGACGCGAAGTAATCGACGGCTTTGATTGTTCCTTTGAATGTCTGAGTAGTCCATTGTGCTACTCGTACAACCTGGCCGCATCCCGAGCAGCCGACGGAAAACTTTGGTGCGAGTTACTGTCATCTGATAAATACAGCCATCCCAGGAACTACTCTGGAAACCAAAGCTCGCACCATTTTGTTGCTAAG CGTCCATGCGTCCCTTCGCCGTGCCAAAACGGGGGAACATGTTTGACCACGCGGTATGGTTTTCAATGCAAGTGCAAGACTGGTTTCGTCCGAGAACTTTGTGAGAAGACCATCAAAG CCTTGAACTCGTGTAAAGATTATTACGACGAATTCCA ATTGAACGGGAGTCAGATTGCAAACCTTACCTTGGACTCAAAGCTGACTCCAGTTCTATGCCACCACTGGCAGGTTGGCAATGTGGGATGCGGACATGGGGTCTGGACACCAGTTATGAAAATTCACGGTGACCAG agaaaCTTTGATTATTCTTCTGATCGGTGGCGCAACAAAGCTGTCTTTAATCCAGCAGGAGGAACGACTGGGTTCGACTTCACAGAAACCAAGTTACCAACGTATTGGAACACATCTTTCTCTGAGATCTGTCTCGGCATGAGAAGGCTGGGGCAACAGGACATCAGGTTCGTTGTCATCCCCAAAAAGGCCGACTCCTTGTATTGGCTGATTGCAGACGGAAACTACCGTGCAACCTCTCTCGGCCGCGACAAATGGATAGGTCTGATGAGGGGATTTGAAAATCTCCAAGTCAATTGCAATAGAGAAGGTTTTAATCCTTCTTGTACTTCTTCTTCTCACCATCGTCGCGTTAGAATCGGCATTTTGGGCAACAACGAAGCGGACTGCCACACTTGTGACAGCCTACTGGGTTTTGGTTTAGATATAGCACGTTCCTGCGGTGACCAGAGTACTACCACTATGGGTTACATATTAGTCAAGTAA
- the LOC141880573 gene encoding uncharacterized protein LOC141880573 isoform X1 codes for MAEQLTLRLYSVQTIGFQVKVFNYLTSPGVAAETFYHPHLRQDVFLKDEFHYLSTSVIGRREVIDGFDCSFECLSSPLCYSYNLAASRAADGKLWCELLSSDKYSHPRNYSGNQSSHHFVAKRPCVPSPCQNGGTCLTTRYGFQCKCKTGFVRELCEKTIKALNSCKDYYDEFQLNGSQIANLTLDSKLTPVLCHHWQVGNVGCGHGVWTPVMKIHGDQRNFDYSSDRWRNKAVFNPAGGTTGFDFTETKLPTYWNTSFSEICLGMRRLGQQDIRFVVIPKKADSLYWLIADGNYRATSLGRDKWIGLMRGFENLQVNCNREGFNPSCTSSSHHRRVRIGILGNNEADCHTCDSLLGFGLDIARSCGDQSTTTMGYILVK; via the exons ATGGCTGAACAACTAACACTACGTTTGTACTCTGTGCAAACCATAGGTTTCCAAGTAAAAGTCTTTAACTACCTCACTTCTCCAGGTGTCGCCGCCGAAACTTTCTATCATCCACATCTTCGTCAAGACGTCTTCTTGAAAGACGAGTTCCACTACTTAAGCACGTCAGTTATTGGAAGACGCGAAGTAATCGACGGCTTTGATTGTTCCTTTGAATGTCTGAGTAGTCCATTGTGCTACTCGTACAACCTGGCCGCATCCCGAGCAGCCGACGGAAAACTTTGGTGCGAGTTACTGTCATCTGATAAATACAGCCATCCCAGGAACTACTCTGGAAACCAAAGCTCGCACCATTTTGTTGCTAAG CGTCCATGCGTCCCTTCGCCGTGCCAAAACGGGGGAACATGTTTGACCACGCGGTATGGTTTTCAATGCAAGTGCAAGACTGGTTTCGTCCGAGAACTTTGTGAGAAGACCATCAAAG CCTTGAACTCGTGTAAAGATTATTACGACGAATTCCA ATTGAACGGGAGTCAGATTGCAAACCTTACCTTGGACTCAAAGCTGACTCCAGTTCTATGCCACCACTGGCAGGTTGGCAATGTGGGATGCGGACATGGGGTCTGGACACCAGTTATGAAAATTCACGGTGACCAG agaaaCTTTGATTATTCTTCTGATCGGTGGCGCAACAAAGCTGTCTTTAATCCAGCAGGAGGAACGACTGGGTTCGACTTCACAGAAACCAAGTTACCAACGTATTGGAACACATCTTTCTCTGAGATCTGTCTCGGCATGAGAAGGCTGGGGCAACAGGACATCAGGTTCGTTGTCATCCCCAAAAAGGCCGACTCCTTGTATTGGCTGATTGCAGACGGAAACTACCGTGCAACCTCTCTCGGCCGCGACAAATGGATAGGTCTGATGAGGGGATTTGAAAATCTCCAAGTCAATTGCAATAGAGAAGGTTTTAATCCTTCTTGTACTTCTTCTTCTCACCATCGTCGCGTTAGAATCGGCATTTTGGGCAACAACGAAGCGGACTGCCACACTTGTGACAGCCTACTGGGTTTTGGTTTAGATATAGCACGTTCCTGCGGTGACCAGAGTACTACCACTATGGGTTACATATTAGTCAAGTAA
- the LOC141880574 gene encoding coiled-coil domain-containing protein 89-like isoform X2 yields MDVPEEMKANLEKLRALSKDDLTENGLLRSRIDQQCEFICILKQRTDESLRKSMEVEKQYHELQKQRDDILTTLHSETRKFSVLEKRFAVLNQNHEELIKIKDEYKRENEKLRVENGCLKKENEGLFASVVKERDLQIHQLREEGKDLQNRYESAVASERSALENLSSLEKKYNEQAKTMQQEMLVMQKHAEEQLNQLQEKLKLLSSEKEESQLKVLTLVKERDDFAQLVLQRGKTLEEKQKHIAGLCLKLEETERSLKESEDNFLCELQEMNANAQVLKLKNQLEDAERKQRDTQKEYDAYKRHMSAMLAKEKEINNKLRVLIG; encoded by the exons ATGGATGTGCcagaagaaatgaaagcaaactTGGAAAAGCTGAGAGCATTATCTAAAGATGACTTAACAGAGAATGGACTCTTGCGATCTCGAATTGATCAACAATGTgaatttatttgcattttgaagCAGCGCACAGATGAATCATTAAGGAAGTCAATGGAAGTCGAAAAACAATACCATGAACTCCAAAAACAGAGGGATGATATTTTGACTACGTTGCACAGTGAAACGAGGAAGTTCTCAGTACTGGAAAAGCGCTTTGCAGTCCTTAACCAAAACCATGAAGAACTTATTAAAATCAAAGACGAATAtaagagagaaaatgaaaagctaAGAGTTGAAAATGGCTGccttaagaaagaaaatgaggGATTATTTGCTAGTGTAGTCAAGGAGAGAGATTTACAGATTCATCAACTCAGGGAAGAGGGGAAGGACCTTCAAAATAGATATGAAAGTGCAGTAGCATCAGAAAG gTCAGCACTTGAAAACCTGTCCTCTCTGGAAAAGAAATATAATGAACAGGCAAAAACAATGCAGCAAGAAATGTTAGttatgcaaaaacatgctgaag AACAGCTCAATCAATTACAGGAGAAGTTGAAATTGTTGTCCtcagaaaaggaagaaagtcAACTAAAAGTACTGACACTTGTGAAAGAAAGAGATGATTTTGCTCAGTTAGTTCTACAGAGGGGCAAGACATTGGAA GAAAAGCAGAAACATATAGCTGGACTTTGTCTGAAACTTGAAGAGACTGAGAGATCCCTGAAAGAAAGTGAAGATAATTTCTT GTGTGAGTTACAGGAGATGAACGCAAATGCTCAGGTTTTAAAACTCAAGAATCAATTGGAAGACGCGGAGAGAAAACAGCGCGATACTCAAAAG GAATATGATGCATACAAGCGCCATATGTCCGCAATGCTGgcaaaggagaaagaaataaacaacaagCTCAGAGTTCTCATTGGTTGA
- the LOC141880573 gene encoding uncharacterized protein LOC141880573 isoform X3: MAEQLTLRLYSVQTIGFQVKVFNYLTSPGVAAETFYHPHLRQDVFLKDEFHYLSTSVIGRREVIDGFDCSFECLSSPLCYSYNLAASRAADGKLWCELLSSDKYSHPRNYSGNQSSHHFVAKRPCVPSPCQNGGTCLTTRYGFQCKCKTGFVRELCEKTIKALNSCKDYYDEFQLNGSQIANLTLDSKLTPVLCHHWQVGNVGCGHGVWTPVMKIHGDQRNFDYSSDRWRNKAVFNPAGGTTGFDFTETKLPTYWNTSFSEICLGMRRLGQQDIRNMMHTSAICPQCWQRRKK; encoded by the exons ATGGCTGAACAACTAACACTACGTTTGTACTCTGTGCAAACCATAGGTTTCCAAGTAAAAGTCTTTAACTACCTCACTTCTCCAGGTGTCGCCGCCGAAACTTTCTATCATCCACATCTTCGTCAAGACGTCTTCTTGAAAGACGAGTTCCACTACTTAAGCACGTCAGTTATTGGAAGACGCGAAGTAATCGACGGCTTTGATTGTTCCTTTGAATGTCTGAGTAGTCCATTGTGCTACTCGTACAACCTGGCCGCATCCCGAGCAGCCGACGGAAAACTTTGGTGCGAGTTACTGTCATCTGATAAATACAGCCATCCCAGGAACTACTCTGGAAACCAAAGCTCGCACCATTTTGTTGCTAAG CGTCCATGCGTCCCTTCGCCGTGCCAAAACGGGGGAACATGTTTGACCACGCGGTATGGTTTTCAATGCAAGTGCAAGACTGGTTTCGTCCGAGAACTTTGTGAGAAGACCATCAAAG CCTTGAACTCGTGTAAAGATTATTACGACGAATTCCA ATTGAACGGGAGTCAGATTGCAAACCTTACCTTGGACTCAAAGCTGACTCCAGTTCTATGCCACCACTGGCAGGTTGGCAATGTGGGATGCGGACATGGGGTCTGGACACCAGTTATGAAAATTCACGGTGACCAG agaaaCTTTGATTATTCTTCTGATCGGTGGCGCAACAAAGCTGTCTTTAATCCAGCAGGAGGAACGACTGGGTTCGACTTCACAGAAACCAAGTTACCAACGTATTGGAACACATCTTTCTCTGAGATCTGTCTCGGCATGAGAAGGCTGGGGCAACAGGACATCAG GAATATGATGCATACAAGCGCCATATGTCCGCAATGCTGgcaaaggagaaagaaataa
- the LOC141880574 gene encoding coiled-coil domain-containing protein 89-like isoform X1, whose product MASSSGSGGKSPQKLREMVNSTKLNEMDVPEEMKANLEKLRALSKDDLTENGLLRSRIDQQCEFICILKQRTDESLRKSMEVEKQYHELQKQRDDILTTLHSETRKFSVLEKRFAVLNQNHEELIKIKDEYKRENEKLRVENGCLKKENEGLFASVVKERDLQIHQLREEGKDLQNRYESAVASERSALENLSSLEKKYNEQAKTMQQEMLVMQKHAEEQLNQLQEKLKLLSSEKEESQLKVLTLVKERDDFAQLVLQRGKTLEEKQKHIAGLCLKLEETERSLKESEDNFLCELQEMNANAQVLKLKNQLEDAERKQRDTQKEYDAYKRHMSAMLAKEKEINNKLRVLIG is encoded by the exons ATGGCTTCAAGCAGTGGATCAGGAGGAAAGTCCCCCCAAAAACTACGGGAAATGGTAAATTCGACCAAG TTGAACGAGATGGATGTGCcagaagaaatgaaagcaaactTGGAAAAGCTGAGAGCATTATCTAAAGATGACTTAACAGAGAATGGACTCTTGCGATCTCGAATTGATCAACAATGTgaatttatttgcattttgaagCAGCGCACAGATGAATCATTAAGGAAGTCAATGGAAGTCGAAAAACAATACCATGAACTCCAAAAACAGAGGGATGATATTTTGACTACGTTGCACAGTGAAACGAGGAAGTTCTCAGTACTGGAAAAGCGCTTTGCAGTCCTTAACCAAAACCATGAAGAACTTATTAAAATCAAAGACGAATAtaagagagaaaatgaaaagctaAGAGTTGAAAATGGCTGccttaagaaagaaaatgaggGATTATTTGCTAGTGTAGTCAAGGAGAGAGATTTACAGATTCATCAACTCAGGGAAGAGGGGAAGGACCTTCAAAATAGATATGAAAGTGCAGTAGCATCAGAAAG gTCAGCACTTGAAAACCTGTCCTCTCTGGAAAAGAAATATAATGAACAGGCAAAAACAATGCAGCAAGAAATGTTAGttatgcaaaaacatgctgaag AACAGCTCAATCAATTACAGGAGAAGTTGAAATTGTTGTCCtcagaaaaggaagaaagtcAACTAAAAGTACTGACACTTGTGAAAGAAAGAGATGATTTTGCTCAGTTAGTTCTACAGAGGGGCAAGACATTGGAA GAAAAGCAGAAACATATAGCTGGACTTTGTCTGAAACTTGAAGAGACTGAGAGATCCCTGAAAGAAAGTGAAGATAATTTCTT GTGTGAGTTACAGGAGATGAACGCAAATGCTCAGGTTTTAAAACTCAAGAATCAATTGGAAGACGCGGAGAGAAAACAGCGCGATACTCAAAAG GAATATGATGCATACAAGCGCCATATGTCCGCAATGCTGgcaaaggagaaagaaataaacaacaagCTCAGAGTTCTCATTGGTTGA